A window from Merismopedia glauca CCAP 1448/3 encodes these proteins:
- a CDS encoding DUF2267 domain-containing protein — protein MPDEVTRNDLPKIDPTEIEDSRVAIADEHRSFLEKVMVQGGLADPYDARDLTEIVFRVVRDLMTTDASDRVEAELHEEALHTDEKALNMEISDLWKDTNPIVGFLSRLRPPLKGPGLSGINDERFLTRVANEGGLPPTVSAEKLVRAVFSATKEHLSPERVQEIGTSLPGKVQEIWQQA, from the coding sequence ATGCCAGATGAAGTTACCAGAAACGATCTGCCCAAAATCGATCCGACCGAGATAGAAGATAGTAGAGTTGCGATCGCCGACGAACATCGTTCCTTTCTAGAGAAAGTCATGGTGCAAGGTGGACTGGCAGACCCTTACGACGCCCGCGACCTTACGGAAATAGTATTTAGAGTCGTGCGCGATTTAATGACCACAGACGCCTCAGATAGAGTTGAAGCCGAACTGCATGAAGAAGCCTTACACACAGATGAAAAAGCTTTAAATATGGAAATCTCGGATCTGTGGAAAGATACTAATCCCATTGTTGGGTTCCTCAGTCGATTGCGTCCTCCTTTAAAAGGCCCAGGTCTTTCTGGAATCAACGACGAGCGTTTTCTAACTAGGGTGGCGAATGAAGGAGGTCTGCCACCAACTGTCAGCGCTGAAAAGCTTGTCCGAGCCGTATTTTCTGCAACGAAAGAACATCTTTCCCCAGAGCGAGTTCAGGAAATTGGCACATCTTTACCTGGAAAAGTCCAAGAGATTTGGCAGCAAGCTTAA
- a CDS encoding DUF1257 domain-containing protein has translation MSHFSNIKTQIRNLDSLKSALTDLGIDWKSGSQQVRGYRGETRIAEVTIEQENGYDVGFSHNGEAYELVADLQFWQQAWSVDRFINKVTQKYAYHSVLTETTKQGFQVAEQSNREDGSIRLVLQRWSA, from the coding sequence ATGTCACATTTTAGTAATATCAAAACTCAAATCCGCAACTTAGATTCCTTGAAATCTGCTTTAACCGATTTAGGGATTGATTGGAAATCTGGTTCTCAGCAAGTTCGCGGTTATCGCGGCGAAACCCGGATTGCCGAAGTCACCATCGAGCAAGAGAATGGTTATGATGTAGGTTTTAGTCACAATGGTGAAGCTTACGAATTGGTGGCAGATTTGCAATTTTGGCAGCAAGCTTGGTCTGTAGACCGTTTTATTAACAAAGTAACTCAAAAATACGCTTATCACTCAGTTTTAACCGAAACTACTAAGCAAGGCTTTCAAGTAGCAGAACAAAGCAATCGAGAAGATGGTTCAATTCGACTAGTCTTACAACGCTGGAGTGCGTAA
- a CDS encoding YiaA/YiaB family inner membrane protein, whose amino-acid sequence MESFNRQKDSASWIFYSWAAFALSVTMTSIGIVYLPVDGWVKGYVGMGLAFSVGSTLTLAKTQRDLHESKRLISRIDEAKVEHFLSQQSTLK is encoded by the coding sequence ATGGAATCATTTAATCGTCAAAAAGATAGCGCCAGTTGGATTTTTTATTCTTGGGCTGCTTTTGCTCTTTCAGTAACCATGACTAGTATTGGTATTGTTTATTTACCAGTAGATGGTTGGGTGAAAGGATATGTAGGTATGGGATTGGCTTTTTCGGTGGGTTCAACTTTAACTCTGGCTAAAACTCAAAGAGATCTACATGAGTCAAAGAGGCTAATTTCTAGAATTGACGAAGCGAAGGTAGAGCATTTTCTCTCACAGCAAAGCACCCTCAAATAA
- a CDS encoding ATP-dependent Zn protease, with amino-acid sequence MQKISLNLVAIAIFLGTMSILLGPFLHISHTIPAVVTFLGLGLATVDNLTWQGRGVTLLLDTIARVSPEYRQRILHHEAGHFLVAHLLGIPITGYSLSAWEALRQGNPGQGGVSFAPPDITSSISANLLQQYCHVWMAGIAAESIVYGTTEGGREDREQLQTAFRLIKRPVSQAQTQERHSILQAKTLIKDNKAAYDSLVQAMAENTPITDCFQIIEQHREPAAS; translated from the coding sequence ATGCAGAAGATATCATTGAATTTAGTGGCGATCGCCATATTCCTAGGCACTATGTCAATCCTATTGGGGCCATTCCTCCACATTTCTCACACTATACCTGCTGTAGTCACCTTTCTCGGTCTTGGCTTAGCAACTGTAGATAACCTGACATGGCAAGGTAGAGGAGTGACTCTGCTGTTAGATACTATAGCCAGAGTGTCTCCTGAATATCGCCAACGGATCTTACATCACGAAGCGGGTCATTTTTTAGTCGCCCATCTCCTCGGTATCCCCATTACAGGTTATTCCCTCAGTGCTTGGGAGGCTTTACGCCAAGGAAATCCAGGTCAAGGAGGTGTTAGCTTCGCCCCTCCTGATATTACATCTAGTATATCTGCAAATCTACTCCAACAATACTGTCACGTCTGGATGGCTGGAATCGCCGCAGAAAGTATTGTTTACGGTACTACAGAAGGTGGAAGGGAAGATCGAGAACAACTGCAAACAGCCTTTAGATTAATTAAACGTCCTGTCAGTCAAGCACAAACTCAAGAACGTCACAGCATTTTACAAGCTAAAACCCTAATTAAAGATAATAAAGCAGCTTACGATTCTTTAGTTCAAGCAATGGCAGAAAACACCCCTATAACCGATTGTTTTCAAATTATTGAACAGCATCGCGAACCAGCCGCATCTTAA
- a CDS encoding M15 family metallopeptidase codes for MVDKADVPDKKNRKFSPLDDIPEALRDTPSTEGGFRLKPIFILGGLAGLGIISLLIAALISLLTPKSPSVSAPPVTVQPTPNPTSTEKPDRFGDLPNHLPYKEADKNQLEVITADGRIKLHKAAAKKYKAMIAAARSQGVIIVPISGFRSVNDQDTIFFGVKAQRNQDVRERAKVSAPPGYSEHHTGYAVDIGDGRSPATDLKQSFENTKAFKWMRQNAARYQFELSFPKNNPQGLSYEPWHWRFVGDIDSLETFYRAKNLK; via the coding sequence TTGGTAGATAAAGCTGACGTACCAGATAAGAAAAACCGGAAATTTTCACCTTTAGACGATATTCCAGAAGCACTCAGAGATACTCCCTCTACTGAAGGAGGGTTTAGACTCAAACCTATTTTTATCCTGGGTGGTTTGGCTGGATTGGGGATAATCAGCTTATTAATAGCAGCTTTGATATCTTTACTAACTCCTAAATCTCCCAGCGTTTCTGCTCCTCCTGTAACCGTACAACCCACACCTAATCCAACTAGTACAGAAAAACCAGATCGCTTCGGAGATCTACCCAATCATCTACCTTATAAAGAAGCTGACAAAAATCAACTAGAAGTAATTACTGCTGATGGTCGCATCAAACTACATAAAGCTGCGGCAAAGAAATATAAAGCAATGATCGCTGCGGCTCGTTCTCAGGGAGTAATTATCGTTCCTATTTCTGGATTTCGCTCAGTTAACGACCAAGACACTATATTTTTTGGGGTTAAAGCCCAAAGAAATCAAGATGTTCGTGAAAGAGCCAAAGTCAGCGCTCCTCCAGGATATAGTGAGCATCATACAGGTTATGCCGTAGATATTGGGGATGGAAGATCGCCAGCGACAGATCTCAAACAGAGTTTTGAGAATACCAAAGCATTTAAATGGATGCGTCAAAATGCCGCTAGATATCAATTTGAGCTATCTTTCCCCAAAAATAACCCTCAAGGATTGAGTTACGAACCTTGGCATTGGCGCTTTGTGGGCGATATCGATAGCTTAGAAACCTTTTATCGAGCCAAAAACCTGAAGTAG
- a CDS encoding transglycosylase SLT domain-containing protein yields MKKTPLFSTPARKLPPKTAKYIIPFSLGVGGIILGTWFATASGWLPWLENPFATESQQKSVDTVLELASVPSPQRRKLLQSMAQSSNIPEQSRARYLLASDLIRDKQAQPALKQLEGLEPKYPVLAPYIALKQAQAYTLAGDRSSATTIWQKIRQSYPKSPVVVEALYALGKEQPQLWDEALAKFPSHPRSLEIAKRRLQENSDRPELIMLLVKYAPDTPGITTYLKSLIDKSASKLKADDLAAIGAIFWQNQLYPQAIAAYSEAPDTPRRAYRLGRSRELNDRKTGAIAAYRYLIGKFPATEEAQLGLQKVLPLLEPNAALSYLDEVVAKHPEIAAQALLEKAKILDNSQKPELATQSRQQILQKYNTSEAAAEYRWIIARKQASGGDLLGAWEQARAIASQNPQSKYAPRAVFWSGKWANQLGKSTEAKTAFEEAIRQYPQSYYAWRSAVNLGWDVGDFQTVRQLSSQLVVSPVKSVLPSGSPALKELYQLGENRDTGTLWQAEFTNRANPTVKEQFTDGLVRLGTGKYLSGIDLVAKLENRKTTQEIAEFNQIKPQFAYWNALYPLPYWDTIEERSQQNQLNPLLTISVMRQESRFESDIKSVAGALGLMQLIPSTAAQEAKSLNLSNYNLQKPEDNILLGTTYLAKMHELHSNNSMLAVASYNAGPGNVAKWLQEKRDLDSDIFVEEIPFSETQWYVKNVFGNYWNYLRLYNPQVSQQVASLINQP; encoded by the coding sequence ATGAAGAAAACGCCACTTTTTTCCACTCCCGCGCGGAAGTTACCGCCAAAAACTGCTAAATACATTATTCCTTTCAGCTTGGGTGTTGGTGGGATAATTTTAGGAACTTGGTTTGCAACTGCTTCTGGTTGGTTACCTTGGTTAGAAAACCCATTTGCGACGGAATCTCAGCAAAAGTCAGTTGATACGGTTTTAGAACTGGCTTCAGTTCCGTCTCCACAACGCAGAAAGTTACTGCAAAGCATGGCTCAAAGCAGTAATATTCCTGAGCAAAGCCGCGCTCGTTATTTGTTAGCTTCAGATCTGATTAGAGATAAGCAAGCTCAACCAGCTTTAAAGCAATTAGAAGGATTAGAACCAAAATATCCCGTTTTAGCACCCTATATTGCTCTAAAACAAGCCCAAGCATATACCTTAGCAGGCGATCGCTCTTCAGCCACTACCATCTGGCAAAAAATTCGCCAAAGTTACCCTAAGTCTCCAGTAGTTGTAGAAGCTTTGTATGCGTTAGGAAAAGAACAACCCCAGTTATGGGATGAAGCTTTGGCTAAGTTCCCCTCTCACCCCCGCAGTTTGGAAATTGCGAAACGCCGCTTACAAGAGAATAGCGATCGACCAGAATTGATTATGCTATTAGTTAAGTATGCGCCCGATACTCCTGGAATCACAACTTATTTAAAGTCTTTAATCGATAAATCAGCATCAAAGCTGAAAGCAGATGATTTGGCGGCTATCGGGGCAATTTTCTGGCAAAATCAACTATATCCCCAAGCGATCGCCGCTTACTCTGAAGCTCCAGATACTCCCCGCAGAGCTTACCGTTTGGGTAGATCTAGAGAACTGAACGATCGCAAAACAGGAGCGATCGCCGCCTATCGTTACTTAATTGGCAAGTTTCCAGCTACGGAAGAGGCTCAATTAGGTTTGCAGAAGGTACTCCCTTTACTCGAACCTAATGCTGCTTTATCGTACCTAGATGAAGTTGTGGCTAAACATCCAGAAATTGCGGCTCAAGCTCTGTTAGAAAAAGCCAAAATCTTAGATAATTCCCAAAAACCAGAGTTAGCCACTCAAAGTCGCCAACAAATCCTGCAAAAGTATAATACATCAGAAGCAGCAGCCGAATACAGGTGGATTATAGCTAGAAAACAGGCTAGTGGAGGAGATTTACTAGGAGCATGGGAACAAGCAAGAGCGATCGCCAGTCAAAATCCTCAGAGCAAATATGCCCCTCGTGCCGTATTTTGGAGCGGTAAATGGGCAAATCAGCTAGGCAAATCCACAGAAGCTAAAACCGCCTTTGAAGAAGCTATTCGGCAATATCCCCAATCTTATTACGCTTGGCGTTCAGCAGTAAATTTGGGGTGGGATGTAGGGGATTTTCAAACTGTACGTCAGCTAAGTTCCCAACTGGTTGTTTCACCAGTGAAATCTGTTCTACCATCCGGTTCTCCCGCTTTAAAAGAACTCTATCAGTTAGGAGAAAATAGAGATACTGGGACGCTTTGGCAAGCAGAATTTACTAATCGCGCTAATCCTACCGTTAAAGAACAGTTTACCGATGGATTAGTCCGTTTAGGTACAGGGAAGTATCTATCTGGAATCGATCTAGTTGCCAAGCTAGAGAATCGCAAAACTACCCAAGAAATAGCTGAATTCAACCAGATCAAACCCCAATTTGCCTACTGGAATGCCCTTTATCCTCTACCATATTGGGATACGATTGAAGAGCGATCGCAGCAAAACCAACTCAATCCCTTACTCACTATTAGTGTGATGCGCCAAGAATCCAGATTTGAGTCAGATATTAAATCTGTAGCTGGTGCTTTAGGTTTAATGCAATTAATCCCCAGTACGGCGGCGCAAGAAGCAAAATCGCTGAATTTGTCAAATTACAACCTCCAAAAACCTGAAGATAATATTCTCTTAGGCACTACTTATCTCGCCAAAATGCACGAACTACACAGTAATAATTCCATGTTAGCTGTCGCTAGTTACAATGCAGGCCCTGGAAATGTCGCTAAATGGTTGCAAGAAAAAAGAGATTTAGACTCTGATATTTTCGTTGAAGAAATCCCTTTTTCAGAAACTCAGTGGTATGTTAAAAACGTCTTTGGCAACTACTGGAATTACTTGCGATTATATAATCCCCAAGTTTCTCAGCAAGTAGCAAGTTTGATAAATCAGCCTTAA
- a CDS encoding alpha-amylase encodes MTSNNGVMMQYFHWYTPSDGKLWNQAKKKAKELAKVGFTALWLPPAYKGSGGGYDVGYGIYDLFDLGEFDQKGSIRTKYGTRQEYVDAIKALQAVGIEIYADLVFNHKMTGDEIEEAKATPYPRDNRTQPKGDLQDVKTYTHFTFPGRQGKYSSFEWHWWHFNAVDYSDLNQEDDSTIYVFEGKKFDDYVSLEQGNFDYLMGCDLDFDNDWVRGELSHWGKWYLETTGVDGFRLDALKHVPAWYFPQWLDEMRAFTGKELFTVGEYWENNFDVLNWWLDFTNGSVSLFDVPLHYNFHFASQQGGDYDMRQILDGTLMKHRPDLAVTFVANHDSQALQDLESVVEPWFKPLAYAIILLRQEGYPCVFYPDYYGTEYEDWGKDGQEHQIIMPSHRWLIDKFMYARKHYNYGPQYDYFDHFNTIGWTRLGDDEHPKAMAVIMSDGEEGFKSMEVGKPNTKFVDITKHIQEPVMTNESGWGDFRCEAGSVSVWVQED; translated from the coding sequence ATGACAAGCAATAATGGGGTAATGATGCAGTATTTTCACTGGTATACTCCCAGTGATGGCAAATTATGGAATCAAGCCAAGAAAAAAGCTAAAGAATTAGCAAAGGTTGGATTCACCGCTTTATGGCTCCCTCCAGCCTATAAGGGATCTGGTGGTGGATATGATGTAGGATATGGGATTTACGATCTATTTGACTTAGGAGAATTTGATCAAAAAGGATCGATTCGCACTAAATATGGAACTCGCCAAGAATATGTAGATGCTATTAAAGCTCTACAAGCAGTAGGTATTGAAATTTATGCCGATCTAGTTTTTAACCATAAAATGACTGGGGATGAAATAGAGGAAGCTAAAGCTACCCCTTATCCTCGCGATAATCGAACTCAACCGAAAGGAGACTTGCAAGACGTTAAGACTTATACTCACTTTACCTTCCCTGGTCGTCAAGGTAAATATTCCTCATTTGAATGGCATTGGTGGCATTTTAATGCTGTAGATTATAGCGATCTCAATCAAGAAGATGACAGTACTATCTATGTCTTTGAAGGTAAAAAATTTGATGACTATGTATCTTTAGAACAAGGTAATTTTGATTATTTAATGGGATGTGACCTAGATTTTGACAATGATTGGGTACGCGGTGAATTAAGTCATTGGGGTAAGTGGTATTTAGAAACAACAGGTGTCGATGGTTTTCGTCTAGATGCTCTCAAACACGTTCCTGCTTGGTATTTTCCTCAGTGGTTAGATGAAATGAGAGCTTTTACTGGAAAAGAGCTATTTACTGTAGGTGAATATTGGGAAAATAATTTTGATGTTCTCAACTGGTGGTTAGACTTCACTAACGGGAGTGTTTCTCTATTTGATGTTCCCCTGCATTACAACTTCCATTTTGCTAGTCAACAAGGTGGAGACTACGATATGCGGCAAATTCTAGATGGTACGTTGATGAAGCATCGACCGGATCTAGCAGTGACTTTTGTCGCTAATCACGATTCCCAAGCCTTGCAAGACCTTGAATCAGTGGTTGAGCCTTGGTTTAAACCTTTAGCTTATGCAATTATTCTTTTGCGTCAGGAAGGCTACCCTTGCGTCTTCTATCCAGACTATTACGGCACAGAATATGAAGATTGGGGTAAAGATGGTCAAGAACACCAAATCATCATGCCTTCTCACCGTTGGCTGATCGATAAATTTATGTATGCTCGGAAGCACTATAACTACGGCCCTCAGTACGACTACTTCGATCACTTTAATACGATTGGCTGGACAAGATTAGGAGATGACGAGCATCCTAAAGCAATGGCAGTAATTATGAGTGATGGTGAGGAAGGGTTTAAGTCTATGGAAGTTGGTAAACCCAATACTAAGTTTGTTGATATTACCAAACACATTCAAGAACCAGTAATGACTAATGAATCCGGTTGGGGAGACTTTAGATGTGAAGCGGGTTCTGTCTCGGTTTGGGTGCAAGAAGATTAG
- a CDS encoding DUF2997 domain-containing protein, which translates to METLEFVIYPDGRVEEKVTGIVGKSCAEVTAQIEAQLGRVVAQEQTSEYYTQNLQQTATATNQANYSEW; encoded by the coding sequence ATGGAAACTTTGGAATTCGTCATTTATCCAGACGGTCGGGTAGAAGAAAAAGTCACTGGCATAGTGGGTAAATCCTGCGCTGAGGTAACTGCTCAAATTGAAGCTCAGTTAGGGCGAGTCGTGGCTCAAGAGCAAACATCTGAGTATTACACTCAAAACTTGCAGCAAACGGCTACAGCCACAAACCAAGCTAATTACAGCGAGTGGTAA
- a CDS encoding ferredoxin, translating into MSDLPASGSNLAVERSGLEPELGGQLRTEPERSGLEPELGGNLRQTGVYVDEMTCIGCKHCAHVARNTFYIEPDYGRSRVVRQDGDSVELIQEAIDTCPVDCIHWFDYTELKNLEAERQYQVIPAIGFPIEYGLVRAKQRQRHARKKRQSEQNP; encoded by the coding sequence ATGTCAGATTTACCCGCATCAGGGTCAAATTTAGCAGTAGAACGTTCTGGTTTAGAGCCGGAGTTGGGCGGTCAACTTCGTACTGAGCCAGAGCGTTCTGGCTTAGAGCCAGAATTAGGCGGTAATCTGCGCCAAACAGGAGTTTATGTAGATGAAATGACCTGTATTGGCTGCAAGCACTGCGCTCACGTAGCTAGGAACACCTTCTACATCGAGCCAGATTATGGGCGATCGCGCGTCGTTCGTCAAGATGGAGACTCAGTAGAATTGATCCAAGAGGCAATAGATACTTGTCCGGTTGATTGCATCCATTGGTTCGATTATACAGAACTGAAGAACCTAGAAGCCGAACGACAATATCAAGTTATTCCAGCGATCGGCTTTCCCATTGAATATGGCTTAGTCAGAGCTAAACAGCGCCAGCGCCATGCCAGAAAAAAGCGGCAAAGTGAGCAAAACCCTTAA